Below is a window of 'Nostoc azollae' 0708 DNA.
TTTTATTTGAGTAAAATAAAACAACGAGGCTACCCTGTTCTGCCGGGTTTTGTTGTATCTGGGGAAGTTTTGCAAGAATTTCTAGACAGCCTAAATAGTTCAGAGGCATTAGTTGCGGACTTACCTCATTCTTCATTACATTTAGATGTAGAGAATTGGCGACAACTTCAACAGGTGGCTGGCCGCTTGCGTCAGGAAATTATCACGGCTAGTGTAGCACCTGATTGGGTAAGTGGAATTTTTGAAGCTGCTAGACAATGGGAAAACAATAGTTTAATTTTGCGTCCAAGTCTGGCATTACCCAATACTAGCAAGGGTGAGAAGAATATATCTGGTTTATTGGAGTCGGTGTTTTGTGCTTGTAATGAAGAGGCGATTGCACAAGCATTAAAATTAACTTGGAGTCAGTTGTTTCGTGCTAGAAGTTTACTGTATTGGCAGCGTGTAGGCATTAATGTACAACAAATTAATTTAGCGGTATTAGTGCAACCTGTGGAGAATGCGATCGCCTCCGGTTTATTGCACACCAACAAATCAGGATGGGAAATTGAAGCCACTTGGGGATTAGGATTAGCAATTACTAACGGGGAAGTATTACCAGATGTTTACTACATCCATGAAAAAACTGGAGTTGTCAAAGAACAACAATTGGGGAATAAAATTATCGCCTATCGGGTTAATGATCCTACAGTGGTAACTGCTGAGGAATCTCAGTCTACATCATTTTTGATGAAAGACCACAACTGTTTATCTACTTATGTACTGAGTGAGCATGAACGAAAACAGTATGCTTTATCAGAAGAATACCTACAACAACTAATTATCTTAGGAAATCAATTAGTTAGTGAACTAGGTACAAAGGTAAAGATCAAATGGAGTCTTGCTCAAGATCAGAAAACCCCCGAATTCTATATTACTCAAGTTAGCCATCCCCAATCTGTTATTACCAATTTCCAATTTGTGAAAGGAATAGGAGCATCTAGAGGTAGGGTAATGGCTAATGCTTATGTAATTACTAATTCCCAACAAAAGCCAGAACACATACCCAAGGGAATAATTTTAATTGCACCATCTGTCACTCCCGATTGGTTGCCTTTACTGCATGAAGTGGGAGGAATTGTTACAGAACGGGGTGGATTAACGAGTCATGGGGCAATTTTATCAAGAGAATTGGGAATTCCAGCTGTAGTTAGTGCCACAAGTGCCACAAATCTGATTCAAACAGGGGAACGATTACTACTCGATGGTGACAGAGGTGAAGTTTATCCTCACAGAGAGGATGGGGAAGAAACCAGGGGAGTGGATGAGCAGATGAGCAGAGGGAATGAATCCAAAAGCTATTTTACATTGCTAACTCCTCAGATACCGATGATTTCTACTCAACTACTGGTTAATTTGAGTCAGTCTAGCCTGATTTCGCAAGTGCAAAATTTACCTGTAGATGGGGTGGGATTGTTGCGATCAGAATTGATGGTGTTAAATATTTTGCAGGGACAAAATCCCCATGCTTGGCTTTTGGATGGAAAAAAGACGGAATTATTAGAACGATGGTCACAAGAAATCAGGAAATTTGCCTGTTCTTTTGCACCAAGACCAGTTTTTTATCGATCTTTGGATTGGCGATCGCCTGATTTGTCATCATGGAATGATAGTTCATCTTCTTTGCTACAGTCTATGCTTGGGGAAAGAGGTACTTTAAGTTATGTACGCAATTCCACAATTTTCGAATTAGAACTGAAGGCTTTAGCAACTGTACAACAAGCTGGTTTTAGTAAAATTAACTTGATGTTACCGTTTGTGCGGACGGTGGAAGAGTTTATTTTTTGTCGTCGTAAAGTTGAGGAAGCTGGTTTAACTCAAGATTGCCATTTTCGATTATGGATTATGGCAGAAGTTCCCAGTGTGCTGTTTTTATTACCTGAATATATTAAAGCTGGTGTAGCAGGTATTTCTATAGGCACAAATGACTTAACTCAATTAATTTTAGGAGTAGATCGGGAGCAAGGAGAATTAGCCAAAATATTTGATGAACGTCATCCAGCAGTGATGGGTGCGATCGCACAATTAATTAAGATGGCTAA
It encodes the following:
- a CDS encoding putative PEP-binding protein; this encodes MDKLYWLDQIKLQDRAKVGEKAFYLSKIKQRGYPVLPGFVVSGEVLQEFLDSLNSSEALVADLPHSSLHLDVENWRQLQQVAGRLRQEIITASVAPDWVSGIFEAARQWENNSLILRPSLALPNTSKGEKNISGLLESVFCACNEEAIAQALKLTWSQLFRARSLLYWQRVGINVQQINLAVLVQPVENAIASGLLHTNKSGWEIEATWGLGLAITNGEVLPDVYYIHEKTGVVKEQQLGNKIIAYRVNDPTVVTAEESQSTSFLMKDHNCLSTYVLSEHERKQYALSEEYLQQLIILGNQLVSELGTKVKIKWSLAQDQKTPEFYITQVSHPQSVITNFQFVKGIGASRGRVMANAYVITNSQQKPEHIPKGIILIAPSVTPDWLPLLHEVGGIVTERGGLTSHGAILSRELGIPAVVSATSATNLIQTGERLLLDGDRGEVYPHREDGEETRGVDEQMSRGNESKSYFTLLTPQIPMISTQLLVNLSQSSLISQVQNLPVDGVGLLRSELMVLNILQGQNPHAWLLDGKKTELLERWSQEIRKFACSFAPRPVFYRSLDWRSPDLSSWNDSSSSLLQSMLGERGTLSYVRNSTIFELELKALATVQQAGFSKINLMLPFVRTVEEFIFCRRKVEEAGLTQDCHFRLWIMAEVPSVLFLLPEYIKAGVAGISIGTNDLTQLILGVDREQGELAKIFDERHPAVMGAIAQLIKMAKDGGIPCSICGQAPVLYPEIIDKLVEWGITSISVEPEAVERTYGVIARAEQRLILAAARKQLGSL